The segment CCATCCATGACAAAGGTTCTGGATTCTTTTGCAACAGCACCAGTGCCTACTACAGCAGTAGTGCTAAAGTCATCTGAGCCAGTTGTAACAATGTCGGTGGAGTATCAGACAAAGTCTGTGCTGAAATCTTTGGAGAGCGTACCTCCAGAGCCATCAAAGATCATGTTGTTGGAACCTCCAGTAGCAAAAGTGCTAGAGCCATCAGAAATCCTTGTGTCATCAGAGATACCTACTGAGGTGCACCCTGAGCCAAGCACATCAACAACAATGGATTTTCCAGAGTCAGCTGCAACTGAAGTGCTAAGATTGCCAGAGCAACCTGTAGAAGTACCATCGGAGATTGCAGATTCATCCATGACAAGACCACAGGAGTTGCTGGAGCTGCCCAAGACCACACCGTTGGAGCTGCCGGAGTCGTCGGTGGCCTCAGTGATGGAGTTGCCGGGGCCACCTGCGACCTCCATGCTGGAGTTGCAGGGGCCCCCTGTGACTCCAGTGCTGGAGTTACCTGGGCCCTCTGCTACCCCGGTGCCAGAGTTGCCAGGGCCCCTTTCTACCCCAGTGCCTGAGTTGCTAGGGCCCCCTGCGACAGCGGTGCCTGAGTTGCCGGGGCCCTCTGTGACATCAGTGCCACAGTTGTCGCAGGAATTGCCAGGGCTTCCAGCACCATCTATGGGGTTGGAGCCACCACAGGAGGTACCAGAGCCACCTGTGATGGCACAGGAGTTGCCAGGGCTGCCTGTGGTGACAGCAGCAGTAGAGTTGCCAGGGCAGCCTGCGGTAACAGTAGCAATGGAGTTGACCGAACAACCTGTGACGACGACAGAGTTGGAGCAGCCCGTGGGGATGACAACGGTGGAACATCCTGGGCAGCCTGAGGTGACAACGGCAACAGGGTTGCTGGGGCAGCCTGAGGCAGCGATGGTGCTGGAGTTGCCAGGACAGCCAGTGGCAACAACAGCGCTGGAGTTGCCAGGGCAGCCTTTGGTGACTGGGGTGCCAGAGTTGCCAGGGCTGCCTTCGGCAACTAGGGCACTGGAGTTGTCGGGGCAGCCTGTGGCAACTGGGGCACTGGAGTTGCCTGGGCAGCTCATGGCAGCTGGGGCACTGGAGTTTGCGGGGCAGTCTGGGGCAGCTGGAGCACTGGAGCTTTTGGGGCAGCCTCTGGCAACAGGGGTGCTGGAGTTGCCAGGGCAGCCTGGGGCGCCAGAGTTGCCTGGGCAGCCGGTGGCAACTGTGGCGCTGGAGATCTCTGTTCAGTCTGTGGTGACAACGGAGCTGTCAACGATGACCGTGTCGCAGTCCCTGGAGGTGCCCTCGACGACAGCGCTGGAATCCTATAATACGGTAGCACAGGAGCTGCCTACTACATTAGTGGGGGAAACTTCTGTAACAGTAGGAGTGGATCCCTTGATGGCCCAGGAATCCCATATGTTAGCTTCTAACACCATGGAGACCCATATGTTAGCATCCAACACCATGGATTCCCAGATGCTAGCGTCCAACACCATGGACTCCCAGATGCTAGCATCCAACACCATGGACTCCCAGATGTTAGCCTCTAGCACCATGGACTCCCAGATGTTAGCAACCAGCTCCATGGACTCCCAGATGTTAGCAACCAGCTCCATGGACTCCCAGATGTTAGCAACCAGCTCCATGGACTCCCAGATGTTAGCAACCAGCTCCATGGACTCCCAGATGTTAGCAACCAGCTCCATGGACTCCCAGATGTTAGCAACCAGCTCCATGGACTCCCAGATGTTAGCAACCAGCTCCATGGACTCCCAGATGTTAGCAACCAGCACCATGGACTCCCAGATGTTAGCCACCAGCACCATGGACTCCCAGATGTTAGCAACTAGCTCTATGGATTCCCAGATGTTAGCATCTGGCACTATGGACTCTCAGATGTTAGCTTCCGGCTCCATGGATGCCCAGATGTTAGCGTCTGGTACCATGGATGCCCAGATGTTAGCATCTAGTACCCAAGATTCTGCTATGTTGGGTTCAAAATCTCCTGATCCTTACAGGTTAGCTCAAGATCCTTACAGGTTAGCTCAGGATCCCTATAGGTTAGGTCATGACCCTTACAGGTTAGGCCATGATGCTTACAGATTAGGGCAGGATCCTTACAGATTAGGCCATGATCCCTACAGACTAACTCCTGATCCCTACAGGATGTCACCAAGACCCTATAGGATAGCACCCAGGTCCTATAGGATAGCTCCCAGGCCATATAGGTTAGCACCTAGACCCCTGATGTTAGCATCTAGACGTTCTATGATGATGTCCTATGCTGCAGAACGTTCCATGATGTCATCTTATGAACGCTCTATGATGTCTTACGAGCGGTCTATGATGTCCCCTATGGCTGAGCGCTCTATGATGTCAGCCTATGAGCGCTCTATGATGTCAGCCTATGAGCGCTCTATGATGTCCCCTATGGCTGAGCGCTCTATGATGTCAGCTTACGAACGCTCTATGATGTCAGCTTACGAGCGCTCCATGATGTCCCCGATGGCTGACCGATCTATGATGTCCATGGGTGCCGACCGCTCTATGATGTCGTCATACTCCGCTGCTGACCGGTCTATGATGTCATCGTACTCTGCAGCTGACCGATCTATGATGTCATCTTATGCTGCTGATCGCTCAATGATGTCTATGGCAGCTGATTCTTACACCGATTCTTACACTGATACATACACAGAGGCATATATGGTACCACCTTTGCCTCCTGAAGAGCCTCCAACAATGCCACCATTGCCACCTGAGGAGCCACCAATGACACCACCACTGCCTCCTGAGGAACCCCCAGAGGGTCCAACATTATCCACTGAGCAGTCAGCATTAACAGCTGAAAATACTTGGCCTACTGAGGTGCCAGCATTACCTCCTGAAGAATCTGTATCGCTGCCTGAAACTGTGAGTCAAAATGAGATTTCAGAGCCTTCAGCATTGCTTGCTAATTATTCAGTGTCAGCATCAGAGCCTTCAGTGTTAACATCAGAGGCTGCTGTCACTGCCCCAGAACCACCGCTAGAGCCAGAGTCTTCAGTTACGTCAACACCTGCAGAGTCTGCTGTAGCAACAGAAGAGCATGAAATTGTTCCAGAGAGACCAGTGACTTATATATCTGAAACTCCCATGTTAGCTGAACCAGCTATGTTAACATCAGAGCCGACTATTATGTCAGAGACAGCAGAAACCTTTGATTCCATGAGAGCTTCAGGACATACTGCCTCAGAGGTATCTATGTCCCTGATAGAGCCAGCAGTAACTATTCCAGAGCCATCACAGCAGAGCACCCTAGAGCTGCCAGCCATGGCTGTCTCAGAGCTGCCAGTCATGGCAGTCCCTGAGCCATCAGCCGTGGCTGTTCCAGCCCCTGCAGTCGTGGCTGTCCCAGAGCTCCCAGCTGTGGTTGTCCCAGAACACCTGGCTGTGGCTGTCTCAGAATACCCAGGTGTGGCTGTCCCAGAATACCCGGCTGTGGCTGTCCTGGACCCACCAGCTGAGTCTATCCTGGAGCCCATGGCATTGGCTGAGCCAGAGCACGTTACTATTCCTGTGCCACATGTTTCCGCCCTGGAGCCTACTGTGCCTGGCCTGGAACCAACAGTGTCAGTCCTTCAGCCTAATGTGATTGTTTCAGAACCATCTGTTTCTGTCCAAGAATCCACTGTGACAGTTTTAGAGTCTGCTGTCACTATTTCAGAGCAGACTCAAGTAATATCAACTGAGACAGTTTTAGAGTCTACACCAATGATACTGGAGTCTAGtgttaaaaaaggaatgaatttacTATCTGGAGATCAAAATTTTGCTCCAGAGATTGGCACACAGGAGATTCCCATGCATTCAAATGAAGAGTCACATGCTGAAGGACATCCGAAGAATGACTCTTTTGAAAGTGAACGTGGTATAAATATAGACAATATAAGTAATCATTTAATTGCTAAAGAGATGGAATATAATGCAGTGTCTGCTGCCATCACTGGTGCTGTTGGTGAAATTGGTGAAGAGAAAATTTTGCCCATCAGTGAGACTAAACAATGCACAGTATTGGATACCTGCCCTAGTGTTAGTGAAGCTGATATAGGAGGAACTCTGTCTTCTACTGGTCCTCTTGCTCCTGAACCTGATGCAATGGGAACTAGTATGGGTATTGAACTTGCCGTAGCATCTGCTTTCAGTTCaattagtaaatatgatgttgaaGTATCTTTAGCTACTCAAGATACTGAACATGACATGGTAATTTCCACCAGCCCCAGTGGTGGTAGTGAAGCTGACATAGAGGGACCTTTGCCTGCTAAAGACATTCATCTTGATTTACCATCTAATTTTATTACTAAAGATGCAGAAGGACCATTACCTGTAGAAGAGAGTGACCAGACATTAGCAGTTGCTCTCAGCCCTAAAGAAAGTAgtggagaaaataaagaagtacCTCTCCCTACTAAAGAGATACTGTTTGATTCAGGATTTTCTGCCAATATTGATGATATTAACGAAGCAGATTTAGTGAGACCATTACTTCCTAAGGACATGGAACGACTTACAAGCCTTAGAGCTGGTATTGAAGGACCTTTACTTGCAAGTGATGTTGAACGTGACAAATCTACTGCTAGTCCAGTTGTAATTAGTATACCAGAAAGAGCTTCAGAGTCTTCTTCAGAAGAAAAAGATGATTATGAAATTTTTGTAAAAGTTAAGGACACACatgaaaaaagcaagaaaaataaaaaccgtGACAAaggtgagaaagagaagaaaagagactcTTCATTAAGATCTCGAAGTAAACGTTCAAAGTCTTCTGAACACAAGTCACGCAAGCGTACCAGTGAATCTCGTTCTAGGGCAAGGAAGAGATCGTCTAAGTCCAAGTCTCGTCGCTCTCAAACACGTTCACGGTCACGTTCAAGAcgcaggaggaggagcagcagatCAAGGTCCAAGTCTAGAGGAAGGCGATCTGTATCAAAAGAGAAACGCAAAAGATCTCCAAAGCACAGATCCAAgtccagggaaagaaaaagaaaaagatcaagtTCCAGGGATAACCGTAAAACAGTTAGAGCTCGAAGCCGCACCCCAAGTCGTCGGAGTCGGAGTCACACACCAAGTCGTCGAAGAAGGTCTAGATCTGTGGGGAGAAGGAGCTTCAGCATTTCCCCAAGCCGACGGAGCCGCACCCCGAGCCGACGGAGCCGCACCCCAAGCCGACGGAGCCGCACCCCAAGCCGACGGAGCCGTACCCCAAGCCGACGGAGCCGCACCCCAAGCCGACGGAGCCGCACCCCTAGCCGGCGGCGAAGATCAAGATCTGTGGTAAGAAGACGAAGCTTCAGCATATCACCAGTCAGGTTAAGGCGATCACGAACACCCTTGAGAAGAAGGTTCAGCAGATCTCCCATCCGTCGTAAAAGATCCAGGTCTTCTGAAAGAGGCAGATCACCCAAACGTCTCACAGATTTGAGTGagtcattttaaaatttgatggtATTGTGACAATGTTTTAAATCTGAGTTGTTTTTTATCTTTGAGGCAAATGGAATATTTTGGGTTATTTaggataaatattaaaaaatttttataattagaTTAGCTTTGTGCTTGGAAAATGTAGGCATAAGTATATTTGTAACATTAAAAAGACCTGCTTTGGAGTATGGTACAACCAAGATGTTCATTTTGTTTGAACTACCTTCCATAACTAAAAATGAAAAGTACAAGTCCAGTTGAAGACAAGACTAATATGTGCTCAGATTGTTATGTATGTATTCCAATGTAGATCCTTGCAAGTAAGCCTAAATTTACagtgtttctttttaataagatacatgtctttaaaatgaaaatacaggacTCTTTAATGTTTGTGAAGGTATTTCTGGTTTGTGTAACAGGTAATGGAATTTTGGAGGGAATTTTGCATGTGAGAGGTGGATGGATGATACTAGCAAAATAATGTGAAATTCATTAAAGTGATTTTAATAATCTGCCtgcctttaaaaataatgtcCTCTAGTTTCTCCTTATTTTAAGAAGTGTGCAGAGATGATTAAAGCTTGATGGATAATGCATGACTACTGGCAATAATAATATATCACTATAGATTGGACATACCCAGGTCAGGGTTGTGTAAAGAAAGGCCCTAATAGAATAGAAGGGAGAATGCATTCAGTTCAACAAAAGGTttctgagttctttttttttattcaaagCAGAGGAATAGTATGTAATTCTTGAAGTGATTATAGATAGTAGAGGAAATGTggataaaatgtgtatatatgtctCTTACCAAATAGCAAAACTGCCAAAGAACCCCATATTCTGGTGATTGCTCTAAGTACTGGTATAGGTGTTGGCATAAGTAAGGCACTTTGGGAGCACAGTAGAAAGGAATGCTACATTCTGACTTATGACTTGTTGGGAGAAGTGGCACTTGAAGATGTCAGAGATAAGGAAAGTAAGGGTGTGATGATTTTGGAAAATAATCTTTGGCAGGTGTGTCTTTGTGTTTGGCAGGGTGACCATTCTTGTTTGATATTTTAGCTCTTTTGCATAATTGAATGGGAAGCTAAATGTGGGCTTCATTCTTTCAGTAAGAGTCATCTGCTTAGAAGTTTTGAGCCAGCGTGATTTGATTACAGCTGTAAGGGCAGAAAATTAAtgcctttaattttgttattgtATAAAAACTTCAGATAAAAAGTGTACAGCCTTTTAGAAAAACTCCTTATATTTTTCCTCTTACAGATAAGGCTCAATTACTTGAAATAGCCAAAGCTAATGCAGCTGCAATGTGTGCTAAGGCTGGTGTTCCTTTACCaccaaacctaaagcctgcaccTCCACctacaatagaagaaaaagttgCTAAAAAGTCAGGAGGAGCTACTATAGAAGAACTAACTGAGGTAAGCTagataaaatttgttttctttcttaaatggaTTATTCCAGTGATGTTGACTCTGGAGCGTGCCAAAACCCGAATTGTGGGCTGAACTGATAATGGCTGGCACCGAGTGGCCAAAACCCGAAATACAGATGTGGCAGCGGCAGAAGCTCTGTTTAGCAGGCCATTATCCGGGATGGCTAAGCTCCGCTAGCTAAAAGTTACTTCCCATTACTTTTGCTTTCCAGTTTTAGAAGCCAAACTGACTGAGGAGTGGGACGGTTCGTTTGAATGGAGGAGGTGTTGAGTGAGCAACACGCAGAAGCTCGCCTACAGTTTCGTTTCCATTCACGACGCGCTCACTGATCGCCACGAGTGTACTGCATAAACGCAAAGACACAGACAATCTTCAGAAATGATCTTTTGCCACCGGAGCTTGGAAATTAATGAGAATAGCTGGCCATTGCCTGAAAGGAACTTCTTTCGCATCAACATTTCGGGTTTTGGCTGTTTGGTACCAGCCATTGGTGATAATGGCCGGCCATTATCAGTTCTTTCTGCGGTTCGGGTTTTGGCAGTAACATGTATTTTAAAcacacttatttttgtttttaagagtttGATCTTTTCaattgaggcttttttttttttttggctttattaatattttttttgtttttgtttttttttgggagGACGCTGAAGTATTGCTGCTAGGATCCAGAAATACCACACTGTTTCATATATTGAAACTTGTTATTGGCTGGCCTTATGCCAGTCTGCCACTGTCAATATATTCTGTTCCCCTTAATTAAAAGCTTGGTATGCTGTTTGTTTTTGGCTAAATGAGCTTTTTATCCTATTGTAGTATTTTCACTTGATAGTGGATGTGACAAATTCTACTGCTTGTATAGAAACAAGTCCACCCAAATTTACTCTGACCTTTTTataaagccaggaaatggagTCTGTTCCTTTTGCTTCTCAGGAAGGAATTGACCTTGCTTTACGTGTCAGACCTCACCCGTTGTACCCTCTCCATCATTCCTTCCTTTGCATTTGTGAGTTCTATTCCTTTAGCCTACCAAACATTTATGGAGAGGCATGTTACTATATAACCCCATTGcacatgtttaaaatgttttattttgccaTACATTTAGGGATCATATAGTTTCTTAATCTTTACTTATTTAGATTTATCAAtatgaattataatttttaaatttaaggaccTAGTAAAAGCTTCTGTTGCTTATCAACCCCAAGCTCCTTATCCAAAACTTTTGTGAATGCTTAGTGTTTCCCTGTATGTTTTTAGCCTCATCTTTAgccctcttttcctttctagtATGTTCCTTCTCACCTTTTTACCACACCTAAGATGATATTTCTTTCCCCTGCCAATCCTTACTCTAAACTATAAAAATCTGGCTTAGAACTCTTCAAGGAATATCCCTTGATTATCAAATTGTGCCTGATTCTATTCACTTAAGCTTTTGTTCTTTCAGCACTTATGTACTCAGTTTGTATTATATCAGTTTGCACTTGTTAATTGTGTTGCTCTGTAAAAGCGTTCCTCAATTATTTCATGTGTATGTATTCTGTCTTTTGAACTAGATTGTAAGCTCCTTGGGAGCAGGGACCATGTCTtctactcttctacttttttttttttttttgtattccctGGACAGTGCCCAGTACAGTGctctgcacatagtaggtgctcaataaatgttgttgaCTGACTGATACTGATGTGCTAGAGTGTGTTTAAATAATAGCTAGTAAGCTAATTAATCTATCGTTAATCTTGCTTTACTTTTGAAAGTTGATTGTATGTGATTctgattttctttaagaaattacATGTTACTCATAAAGCTTAAGAtttatcttttgtttgtttttactttttaagaaatGCAAACAGATCGCACAGAGTAAAGAAGATGATGATGTAATAGTGAATAAGCCTCATGTTTCGGATGAAGAGGAAGAAGAACCTCCTTTTTATCATCATCCCTTTAAACTCAGTGAACCCAAACCCATTTTTTTCAATCTGAATGTGAGTATTACTGTTTATATATTGATAAAACAGCACAGCTAAGGAACTACTTAAGTAAAACTCAAGTGGAATTTAACTTTTAAACTTTTGGACTAACTACTGTgagaaataatgaacaaaatcattttcagattatttttaattatgaaaacattattttttagatTGCTGCAGCAAAGCCAACTCCACCAAAAAGCCAGGTAACATTAACGAAAGAGTTCCCTGTGTCATCTGGATCTCAACATCGAAAAAAAGAAGCAGATAGTGTTTATGGAGAGTGGGTTCCTGTAGAGAAAAATggtgaagaaaacaaagatgatGATAATGTTTTCAGCAGCAATTTGCCCTCTGAGGTAAGTAAGAggaatattatgtattttttcttttttatacctGAATCTGccatttttattgtaattttatatCTGATTTGGATTCTGTTTCACTCTTCTTAGGGCCGGGTTAAACGGCAGGGCCGGGTTAGACGACAGATGAAACAACCCGCAGCTTCTCATTTGACAGTAACTCGATGCAATTCACTTTGTGGAGCCAAACCACAAAGTGAAAAGCATCGAATTGCAGAGAACAGTGTTATCACATCCCTACCCAACATTGGGCCCTCCTTGCACTTATGGGAAGGTAGCCCAAGGTACAACTATTTAGCTTCCCGTTTTGCCTCAAGGCTCTATAGCTCTAGATTTTGGTGGTAGCAAATTTACTGGGTGGAGGGATTGAGTGGAGAAAGGCAGATCCTCAGGTTCAACACAAGAACTGGATTGGAAAAGGTCATTGTAGGCTGATGTGAGCCTCTTGGATACATAGCCCATTGCGTTTAAATAATGATTTCTTACTATTTCCCTGGGTTGTTTGTCAGATAGtctttaattttaatcatttcttCTCCCCTGTGCTAGCTTGGCCCTTTTGAATTCTTGTGTTTAACCTAATGCTCAGCCTTGGTACTccatttcccttctccttcccctctttGCTACTATTAAAAGTTGGAGAAGTGGAATTCACACTTTGAAATTTCCATGAGGCTATAGTTGTATCTTGTCAAAATGACGTAGTAATAACGCCAAGTGTCAAAACAACCCCATTAAAATGCTGCCTGGTTAAATAATGTGCTGCTAAATACAGTGCACATGAAAACAGCAAGactgtatatatatgtaaatatatatatatatctgtatctttgtatgtatctctgtatctGTATCTTTGCTGTATCTTTTAATAAACAGTTTACTTTTATTTAACTTGTTGTGCAAAATCACGCTTGGGGGATCTGGGAGGGTGGAGACTTACTAGGGGGGGGTGGGAGTTTTAAATGATACCATAGATTAGTTACCACCTGTTACCCTTGGTTTCCAAAGACCAGACATTTGTCCAAGGACTGGACTAGATATGTAAAACCCTTAAAATGTGGGACTTCTTccccatttccttttcttgcagTTCTGGGATATGTAGGTCAGAGAGACTTGTACTTGTCACCTTCAAGGTTCCCTTCATTGgccatgccaccatcttccactAAATACCTCTGATACCATAAATAAACAAATCCTGTTTATAAAATCAGAAAGTGAACAGAACCCAAATCAGAAACTTGTTTCCCCTGAGCTATTCATAGGTGAcatttttactgtggtttttgaCCTGCAGCGTTTTAAAAGTTCTATACAATGAAGCTGGACATAACTAGACAATGCAACTTACAGTCATCAGTGATGATCTATACTTACATGGGGTTGAACAGTTGAATCAAATTATACTGTCACCAGTGAGGGAGGGATAGCTGGTTTGGACATTGTTGTAGTAAAATCAGTTGAGTAGCTTAGTAGCTAATCCCCAAGTCAGGCTACCTGCACATCTCAAGAGGGAAAGCTTAACTGACAATGGCAACTGACTTAAATCTTGTAGTAGCTGAATATGAGCCCTGGTAAGAGGACTAGGCTTAGAAATTCTAATGCATATGCTTTTCAGTAATTTCTTGCAGATTAAGCATTTAACAAAGTTGGAGAAAACAGGGAGATTATGTGAGAAAAATTTTCCAACAGAGTGAAGCCCTATAATTTTGCAAAGTTCCAAGGGATTTTCCTGAGAAAATAAGTGACCATAACTATTTTAACTTCAGTTGAACATGGGGAAAGTTCTTAGTGAATCCTGATGATTGTTTCTTTCTGATTGAgtttaatatgtttttatatattttgacattTAGTACTCAGCCATTTTCAGTCTAAACACTAATGGTGCCTTGTTTGTCATCAAGAGTGGGTCTAAGATTTTAATTGTAAGTTGGAGGAATTACTCCAAAGAAATCCCACAGGGAAATGTTGGGTATTCAAGTTATGTAAGTAAAGGGGTCTTCTGTtaaagcaggagaaaaaaaaattctgtttagaGGGCTAAATAAATGAAGCAGATTTCTCCTCTGAGAGGATATATACAACTATTTGACATTAGAACTCTTCTAGCTTATTTCTTAGAAGATTAGACTAAACAAATGTTTACTTTACTGGAATACAGTTGATAGACCTAGGTTAACTTTAACTTTAGCAAAACAATCCCAAATTTTAGGAAAAGACACaggattttgttttgctttcaggTGTCTGTAGTTTTACCTAGCAATAATAGACACCTAGAGGAAGTGTTCTAGTTATTAGCTGCATGCTAAGTAAGTGAAGCAGGTTTCTATATGTTCTCTATGTCAGTGTTTAGAATACTACTGGTGACATTTTCTGGAAGCACTGACTCTTGACTAAGTCAGGTTGAAATAGAGGTAATATAGAGTAAAAGGAAAGTTCTTTTAAATGGTCAATATTTTAACAatagtctttttcatttttttacctagcagtctttttcattttaataaatataaatggagttTGTGGTTCTTCAGTTTTAAGCATACAACATTTaggcaaagatcacagatttgATCTCAGCTTTGCTATAATCCTTAATCCCACCAATTATCTAGCACATGAGTGTTCTTTGGCATAAGTATGAGTGGATAGACGTGGATGGATCAACATAAATCCATATCTTACGGAATATCAACTCAACAGACTGTGTGCCCTACTACCATAGCATCGTCTTCCTACCCAGAAGCCAGCCAGCATCATCCTCAGTAAGAGTGACTACAGAACTTTGACCATATTTGTGTGGATTTGATttataaacaaaccaaaaatgttggaaaatgaatattgaaaaaaattgtCCTTGGGGGCATTAATTTTTGGTAATGAAGTTACCAGAGGCTTATTGATAAGGTGTAGGAGGTTTAAATGTAGTTTCTGACTTAAAATTTCTTGGGTTTACTGTCATAAATGTTTTCGAGGTCCAGAGGTAACTAACTCTCCATTAAGGTCTAGTGATTGCTTATATGTTaagataatttaaatttattgaaGAATCTCCAAATCCCAGTGAAACTTAAGTTTAGAAGTTCTATATTTATAAAGTTTAGGAAAGCTAAGTTCTTGGAGTAAGATGAAAATTTCAATTGGAAATTAAACACATAGGTCCTGGCTTTGCTAGAATGTGTTCTCTCCTTAAAGTCTCCTGGGAGGTGAACACTGAATTTCTCTCTCAGCTGTTTCAGGGTTATCTGTTTTCCTGTTTAACTCACTTAGACTAAATGTAAGTTAAgagaattttatattaaaaaggttAATAATTAACTTTGAAACCCATATGAAACAACAGATGTGCTGTACATAGTGTGGCTTTTGTAGTTATCATTTTCAGTATGatttttgtatcttaatttttgctaaatatttttaaatctttttatataTAGGTCAGGTACTTTTTCTTTAGTGCTGTTTTCTTGtaattaaaaatttcctttcatACTGTCGTTTAATCAGATAACCTGCAATTACTTATGTAGAAAATAATTGTGGTATTACTGACCCCCTCCTAATAATTCTCTTTAGCTCTTTTATATTCTATCATTGACTTTCCAAGAAATATCTTTAAGATGCTTGTTCTATTTATGTTAAAACATTTTGTGTTAACAAATGCAAGTAAATTGACttacaagaattttttaaatcaggaagatacagaaataacTTATAACTTAGACTGGGGGGAATGCATGTTATATGGTGTCAATTATGTATTTGATCATTACTAACACTTTTTTAGGTTATAGAAGTAGTAGTAATTGGCTGTGTTGCTGTAGTAGATGAAATAATTTGGATAGGTTTTTATTAATGTGAAGTGAAACTATAATTTGGACActtttatatagtttatatagattttatattttagaacagGTTCTAGGAAAAAGGAAGTTAAGCATTTGCCCCCATTATAATACTTAGAATGTTACTACATGATCATAATTATACTTTGTACATTAGGCAGAAAGTCTGCTGTATTAGTGGAACAAATAAGGCTTCTTGATGACAGATttaaaatagtattccatttaagatttttttcccacttcTTAGATTATTTTGGTACTTGACACATTCCTATTTTTGAGCAACATTAAAAGATGGTTAAGGCTCTAAATCTCCACTATGTAGTATAATCCCTGCTATATACTATACACCCCCTACCCCAAGTTCAGTGTCATAGTCACTGGCCACTGAAAAATAAGTTCCTTAattgcactagccacatttcaagtgctcattaGCTGTCCTTGTAGAAAATCCTATTGGACAGTGCTGCTCTGAAGGGTAGTGGTGATATTTTTTGAGTGTTTAAATACTAATATGTAATGTTTGGTCTAGTCCTTGAA is part of the Manis pentadactyla isolate mManPen7 chromosome 1, mManPen7.hap1, whole genome shotgun sequence genome and harbors:
- the SON gene encoding protein SON isoform X3 encodes the protein MATNIEQIFRSFVVSKFREIQQELSSGRNEGQLNGETNAPSEGNQAGDVAASSRSLPNEEIVQKIEEVLSGVLDTELRCKPDLKEASRKSRCVSVQTDPTDEIPTKKSKKHKKHKNKKKKKKKEKEKKYKRQPEESESQLKSHHDGNIDLESDSFLKFDSEPSAMALEHPVRVFGLSETSESAVVLEPPILSMEISEPHTLETLKPATKTAELSVASASVISVQSEQSVAVMLEPSMTKVLDSFATAPVPTTAVVLKSSEPVVTMSVEYQTKSVLKSLESVPPEPSKIMLLEPPVAKVLEPSEILVSSEIPTEVHPEPSTSTTMDFPESAATEVLRLPEQPVEVPSEIADSSMTRPQELLELPKTTPLELPESSVASVMELPGPPATSMLELQGPPVTPVLELPGPSATPVPELPGPLSTPVPELLGPPATAVPELPGPSVTSVPQLSQELPGLPAPSMGLEPPQEVPEPPVMAQELPGLPVVTAAVELPGQPAVTVAMELTEQPVTTTELEQPVGMTTVEHPGQPEVTTATGLLGQPEAAMVLELPGQPVATTALELPGQPLVTGVPELPGLPSATRALELSGQPVATGALELPGQLMAAGALEFAGQSGAAGALELLGQPLATGVLELPGQPGAPELPGQPVATVALEISVQSVVTTELSTMTVSQSLEVPSTTALESYNTVAQELPTTLVGETSVTVGVDPLMAQESHMLASNTMETHMLASNTMDSQMLASNTMDSQMLASNTMDSQMLASSTMDSQMLATSSMDSQMLATSSMDSQMLATSSMDSQMLATSSMDSQMLATSSMDSQMLATSSMDSQMLATSSMDSQMLATSTMDSQMLATSTMDSQMLATSSMDSQMLASGTMDSQMLASGSMDAQMLASGTMDAQMLASSTQDSAMLGSKSPDPYRLAQDPYRLAQDPYRLGHDPYRLGHDAYRLGQDPYRLGHDPYRLTPDPYRMSPRPYRIAPRSYRIAPRPYRLAPRPLMLASRRSMMMSYAAERSMMSSYERSMMSYERSMMSPMAERSMMSAYERSMMSAYERSMMSPMAERSMMSAYERSMMSAYERSMMSPMADRSMMSMGADRSMMSSYSAADRSMMSSYSAADRSMMSSYAADRSMMSMAADSYTDSYTDTYTEAYMVPPLPPEEPPTMPPLPPEEPPMTPPLPPEEPPEGPTLSTEQSALTAENTWPTEVPALPPEESVSLPETVSQNEISEPSALLANYSVSASEPSVLTSEAAVTAPEPPLEPESSVTSTPAESAVATEEHEIVPERPVTYISETPMLAEPAMLTSEPTIMSETAETFDSMRASGHTASEVSMSLIEPAVTIPEPSQQSTLELPAMAVSELPVMAVPEPSAVAVPAPAVVAVPELPAVVVPEHLAVAVSEYPGVAVPEYPAVAVLDPPAESILEPMALAEPEHVTIPVPHVSALEPTVPGLEPTVSVLQPNVIVSEPSVSVQESTVTVLESAVTISEQTQVISTETVLESTPMILESSVKKGMNLLSGDQNFAPEIGTQEIPMHSNEESHAEGHPKNDSFESERGINIDNISNHLIAKEMEYNAVSAAITGAVGEIGEEKILPISETKQCTVLDTCPSVSEADIGGTLSSTGPLAPEPDAMGTSMGIELAVASAFSSISKYDVEVSLATQDTEHDMVISTSPSGGSEADIEGPLPAKDIHLDLPSNFITKDAEGPLPVEESDQTLAVALSPKESSGENKEVPLPTKEILFDSGFSANIDDINEADLVRPLLPKDMERLTSLRAGIEGPLLASDVERDKSTASPVVISIPERASESSSEEKDDYEIFVKVKDTHEKSKKNKNRDKGEKEKKRDSSLRSRSKRSKSSEHKSRKRTSESRSRARKRSSKSKSRRSQTRSRSRSRRRRRSSRSRSKSRGRRSVSKEKRKRSPKHRSKSRERKRKRSSSRDNRKTVRARSRTPSRRSRSHTPSRRRRSRSVGRRSFSISPSRRSRTPSRRSRTPSRRSRTPSRRSRTPSRRSRTPSRRSRTPSRRRRSRSVVRRRSFSISPVRLRRSRTPLRRRFSRSPIRRKRSRSSERGRSPKRLTDLNKAQLLEIAKANAAAMCAKAGVPLPPNLKPAPPPTIEEKVAKKSGGATIEELTEKCKQIAQSKEDDDVIVNKPHVSDEEEEEPPFYHHPFKLSEPKPIFFNLNIAAAKPTPPKSQVTLTKEFPVSSGSQHRKKEADSVYGEWVPVEKNGEENKDDDNVFSSNLPSEGRVKRQGRVRRQMKQPAASHLTVTRCNSLCGAKPQSEKHRIAENSVITSLPNIGPSLHLWEGSPRYNYLASRFASRLYSSRFWW